In Chiroxiphia lanceolata isolate bChiLan1 chromosome 2, bChiLan1.pri, whole genome shotgun sequence, a single genomic region encodes these proteins:
- the COMMD6 gene encoding COMM domain-containing protein 6 isoform X2: MAAGSARALAQALGTLDAGGAANKINLIPQDFFAELCEQIVHHLNHKIPGVNTAELCQRIQTSGIEINVGDLAKIANILSFLFSTAARNNLSTEELVTTLGSAVSTLPKHALQVIRHVWNEQGKSITASEDARNVATVGQFVDMKWKLGVAMSSDTCRSLKYPYVTVTLTVADPSGQIRDKSFEMTIPQFKNFFRQFKEMASVLETV, from the exons ATGGCCGCCGGGTCCGCGCGGGCTCTCGCGCAGGCGTTGGGGACGCTCG ATGCTGGTGGTGCAGCAAATAAGATTAACTTAATACCTCAAGACTTCTTTGCAGAACTG TGTGAACAAATAGTTCATCATCTGAACCATAAGATCCCAGGTGTAAATACAGCTGAATTGTGTCAG AGAATTCAGACATCAGGGATTGAGATTAATGTTGGTGACCTGGCAAAAATAGCTAACattctttcatttctatttaG CACAGCAGCCAGAAACAATCTCTCTACAGAAGAACTCGTCACCACCTTGGGCAGTGCAGTCAGCACACTGCCAAAACATGCGCTTCAAGTTATCCGTCATGTGTGGAATGAGCAGGGCAAATCCATTACTGCGTCAGAAGATGCAAGAAATGTGGCCACCGTGGGGCAG TTTGTAGATATGAAATGGAAACTGGGAGTTGCAATGAGCTCTGACACCTGCCGGTCTCTGAAGTATCCATATGTTACAGTGACACTGACGGTGGCAGACCCTTCAGGACAAATAAGGGACAAGTCTTTTGAAATGACAATCCCACAGTTCAAG aaCTTCTTCAGACAGTTCAAGGAAATGGCATCTGTTCTTGAAACAGTTTGA
- the COMMD6 gene encoding COMM domain-containing protein 6 isoform X1 — protein MAAGSARALAQALGTLGEGSGGTRGRDWGDAGGAANKINLIPQDFFAELCEQIVHHLNHKIPGVNTAELCQRIQTSGIEINVGDLAKIANILSFLFSTAARNNLSTEELVTTLGSAVSTLPKHALQVIRHVWNEQGKSITASEDARNVATVGQFVDMKWKLGVAMSSDTCRSLKYPYVTVTLTVADPSGQIRDKSFEMTIPQFKNFFRQFKEMASVLETV, from the exons ATGGCCGCCGGGTCCGCGCGGGCTCTCGCGCAGGCGTTGGGGACGCTCGGTGAGGGCAGCGGGGGGACCCGcgggagggactggggag ATGCTGGTGGTGCAGCAAATAAGATTAACTTAATACCTCAAGACTTCTTTGCAGAACTG TGTGAACAAATAGTTCATCATCTGAACCATAAGATCCCAGGTGTAAATACAGCTGAATTGTGTCAG AGAATTCAGACATCAGGGATTGAGATTAATGTTGGTGACCTGGCAAAAATAGCTAACattctttcatttctatttaG CACAGCAGCCAGAAACAATCTCTCTACAGAAGAACTCGTCACCACCTTGGGCAGTGCAGTCAGCACACTGCCAAAACATGCGCTTCAAGTTATCCGTCATGTGTGGAATGAGCAGGGCAAATCCATTACTGCGTCAGAAGATGCAAGAAATGTGGCCACCGTGGGGCAG TTTGTAGATATGAAATGGAAACTGGGAGTTGCAATGAGCTCTGACACCTGCCGGTCTCTGAAGTATCCATATGTTACAGTGACACTGACGGTGGCAGACCCTTCAGGACAAATAAGGGACAAGTCTTTTGAAATGACAATCCCACAGTTCAAG aaCTTCTTCAGACAGTTCAAGGAAATGGCATCTGTTCTTGAAACAGTTTGA